One part of the Gammaproteobacteria bacterium genome encodes these proteins:
- a CDS encoding PH domain-containing protein, whose product MARLQEYESLEPMRLHQLSPIFLFLDTIKEFFLLIILILFTSRSSSWELYGIGFAAIFVLVRMISFRFFKYWILPHELVVKSGVFFRQERHIPYERVQNINQTQGPLHRLFGVGKVQLESASGTKPEAEFNVISLAAINAIRNAVEKRSSDKGSDEQAGVAAVEAPVKPAPLLGLAAIDLVKHGVITNQGMIPVAIVMGFLFQQEEFLYDLVLPKLQVIFPSLSTLDPAALVATPLLLISALIGLVLFALMFFWVLSIAVSFFRFFGFTLSKQQDKLKAEMGLLTRHTASAPLRRIQKITLQEGVLHRLFKAASITCKTAGNAPDNNSQSKSFHYLAPLIDRSRVQEFLDNVQAEIPWQQLFDNNTHWTAIPFRAWTRMVKIPLLLSLIAGVVLWFVAPWWALLVIPLCAWSIYATRKLARSMAYWQSGDLIAYKSGWLSKRLSVVQLKKAQVVRLSENPFDRRRNMASLYVDTAGFSMADHNIDIPYLDKPNALHLQDEINQALCRLEFEW is encoded by the coding sequence ATGGCCAGGCTGCAGGAATACGAATCACTTGAGCCAATGCGTTTGCATCAGCTGTCTCCGATATTTTTATTTCTGGACACCATTAAAGAATTTTTTCTGTTGATAATCCTGATCCTGTTTACCAGCCGTTCCAGCAGCTGGGAGTTGTATGGCATAGGGTTTGCAGCAATTTTTGTATTGGTGCGCATGATCTCATTCCGGTTTTTTAAATACTGGATCCTGCCGCATGAACTGGTGGTGAAAAGCGGTGTTTTTTTTCGTCAAGAAAGACACATTCCGTATGAACGGGTGCAAAATATCAATCAAACCCAGGGTCCCTTGCATCGCTTGTTCGGGGTTGGAAAAGTGCAGCTTGAGTCAGCCTCGGGCACCAAGCCCGAAGCCGAATTCAATGTGATCTCTCTGGCCGCGATTAATGCGATCCGCAATGCGGTTGAAAAACGTTCCAGCGACAAAGGCTCGGATGAACAGGCCGGGGTTGCGGCGGTGGAAGCCCCGGTAAAACCGGCACCTTTGCTCGGATTAGCTGCAATAGATCTGGTCAAGCACGGCGTGATCACCAATCAAGGCATGATCCCGGTCGCGATCGTAATGGGTTTTCTGTTTCAACAAGAAGAGTTTTTATACGATCTGGTCTTGCCAAAATTACAAGTCATATTTCCGAGTTTGTCGACCCTGGATCCGGCCGCTTTGGTCGCAACGCCCTTGCTATTGATCAGCGCGCTTATTGGCCTGGTGCTGTTCGCATTAATGTTTTTTTGGGTATTATCCATAGCCGTTTCGTTTTTCAGATTCTTCGGGTTCACCTTAAGCAAACAGCAAGACAAGTTAAAAGCCGAAATGGGATTATTGACCCGGCATACCGCGAGCGCCCCGCTGAGGCGAATTCAAAAGATCACCCTACAAGAGGGTGTATTACACCGTCTTTTTAAAGCGGCAAGTATTACCTGTAAAACGGCCGGCAATGCTCCCGATAATAATAGTCAATCCAAAAGTTTTCATTACCTCGCGCCACTCATAGACAGATCCCGGGTTCAGGAGTTTTTAGACAATGTACAGGCTGAGATCCCGTGGCAGCAGTTGTTCGACAACAATACGCATTGGACAGCCATCCCTTTTAGAGCCTGGACACGCATGGTCAAGATTCCGCTATTGCTAAGTTTGATCGCGGGAGTTGTTTTATGGTTTGTCGCGCCGTGGTGGGCATTACTGGTGATTCCCCTGTGTGCCTGGAGTATTTATGCCACGCGCAAGCTAGCCAGATCGATGGCGTATTGGCAAAGTGGCGATCTGATCGCCTATAAAAGTGGCTGGTTATCCAAACGCTTGAGTGTGGTGCAATTGAAAAAAGCGCAAGTGGTGCGTTTGTCAGAGAATCCCTTTGACCGTCGTCGA
- a CDS encoding PH domain-containing protein produces the protein MTDNLKRIEKTHIKALRLTLLIWAVIVCGVLGVIAYVARDEILMPGIFLIAVLVFALLIIKYPRKVYDYTFYGLVDDVFYVQKGMWFKTRTAVAQNRIQHTDVQQGPIARRYDLATLTMHTAGMKEADIQISGLSHSDAIALRDHLLELNKAALTKLTPKAGEKPALLKDELSDLSPGEHCIATSVLALRAGEEE, from the coding sequence ATGACGGACAATCTAAAACGGATCGAAAAAACCCACATCAAAGCACTGCGTTTGACCTTGCTCATCTGGGCCGTAATTGTTTGTGGTGTGTTGGGTGTCATTGCCTATGTGGCGCGCGATGAGATCTTGATGCCGGGTATTTTCTTGATCGCTGTCCTGGTCTTTGCACTGCTGATCATCAAATACCCTCGCAAAGTGTACGACTACACCTTTTACGGATTGGTGGACGATGTTTTTTATGTGCAAAAGGGCATGTGGTTCAAAACCCGTACTGCGGTTGCGCAAAACCGCATTCAGCACACCGATGTGCAACAAGGGCCGATCGCACGTCGCTATGACCTGGCCACGCTCACCATGCACACCGCGGGCATGAAAGAAGCCGACATTCAGATATCCGGTTTGTCGCACAGTGATGCGATCGCGTTGCGCGATCACTTACTCGAACTGAACAAAGCCGCATTAACCAAGCTAACACCCAAAGCCGGTGAAAAACCCGCATTGCTCAAAGACGAATTATCGGATCTGAGTCCCGGCGAACATTGCATTGCTACCAGTGTGCTGGCCTTACGGGCCGGCGAAGAAGAATAA